One segment of Megachile rotundata isolate GNS110a chromosome 4, iyMegRotu1, whole genome shotgun sequence DNA contains the following:
- the bsk gene encoding mitogen-activated protein kinase dJNK, producing the protein MPYLGPDMTTRLSAMFYTVEVGDTRFTILKRYQNLKPIGSGAQGIVCAAYDTVTAQNVAIKKLSRPFQNVTHAKRAYREFKLMKLVNHKNIIGLLNAFTPQRSLDEFQDVYLVMELMDANLCQVIQMDLDHERMSYLLYQMLCGIKHLHSAGIIHRDLKPSNIVVKSDCTLKILDFGLARTAGTTFMMTPYVVTRYYRAPEVILGMGYKENVDIWSVGCIMGEMIRGGVLFPGTDHIDQWNKIIEQLGTPAQEFMQRLQPTVRNYVENRPRYPGYPFDRLFPDVLFPSDSSEHNRLKASQARDLLSRMLVIDPERRISVDDALLHNYINVWYDEGEVNAPAPGPYDHSVDEREHTVDQWKELIYQEVMEYETSHNPATVAQTSESGGSR; encoded by the exons ATGCCTTACCTGGGGCCTGATATGACAACCCGGCTGTCCGCCATGTTTTACACGGTCGAAGTCGGGGACACCAGATTCACCATTCTCAAGCGGTACCAGAACCTGAAGCCGATCGGTTCCGGCGCACAAGGAATCGTTTG CGCGGCGTACGACACGGTGACCGCGCAGAATGTGGCGATCAAGAAGCTTTCCAGACCGTTTCAGAACGTCACGCACGCGAAGAGGGCCTACAGGGAGTTCAAGCTGATGAAACTGGTCAATCATAAAAAC ATAATCGGTCTTCTGAACGCGTTCACTCCGCAACGATCGTTGGACGAGTTTCAAGACGTTTACTTGGTGATGGAACTTATGGACGCGAACCTGTGCCAGGTAATCCAGATGGATCTGGATCACGAGCGCATGTCTTACCTTCTCTACCAAATGCTCTGCGGCATCAAGCACTTACATTCGGCCGGAATCATTCACAGG GATTTGAAGCCGAGCAATATCGTGGTAAAATCCGACTGCACGTTGAAGATTCTCGATTTCGGTTTGGCCAGGACCGCCGGCACCACCTTCATGATGACGCCGTACGTGGTGACGCGGTACTACAGAGCGCCGGAG GTGATCCTGGGAATGGGTTACAAGGAAAACGTGGACATTTGGTCGGTTGGATGTATCATGGGCGAGATGATTCGAGGCGGCGTACTGTTTCCCGGCACCGACCACATCGATCAGTGGAACAAGATAATCG AACAACTGGGAACGCCGGCACAAGAGTTTATGCAGCGGCTACAACCGACGGTAAGGAATTACGTGGAGAACAGGCCACGATACCCGGGATATCCTTTCGACAGGTTATTTCCGGACGTGTTGTTTCCCTCGGACTCCTCGGAACACAACAGATTAAAAG CCAGCCAAGCCAGGGATCTATTGTCGCGCATGCTCGTGATCGATCCCGAGCGACGCATCTCCGTCGACGACGCTTTGCTGCACAATTACATAAACGTGTGGTACGACGAGGGCGAAGTGAATGCC CCTGCACCGGGTCCGTACGACCACAGCGTGGACGAGAGGGAACACACGGTGGACCAGTGGAAGGAGCTGATCTATCAGGAGGTGATGGAGTACGAGACGAGTCACAATCCCGCGACGGTGGCACAGACGTCCGAGAGCGGCGGCTCTCGGTAG